The window TTTATTATTTCGTATTATTGATATGGTTAAGGTGATTTATTTAGTGGGATGTTCACTCTTATTTTAATTTGATTTCTTATTTTGACTTTGGTAATTGTAATTGTCGACCTGCTTAGGGAATTAATGGTTGACGTTAATTTTATCTATAACGTGTTATTTAAAGGATGGAATAATATGTTAACAATAAGAATGCTTACATTTGACGAGATGAAACTGATTGGCGGTTGTGGCGATGGAAATAACGGCGGCGATCGTGATAGGCCAAGCAGAGGTGCGCCAAACTCTTGTGCCAATCAGGTTGGAATGGGCATTATCATTGGCGCATTTACCGGTTTTTCCGGCGGCCCGCCTGGGATGGTCGGCATGGCCGTTGCCGGTGGCTTAATGGGGGCGGTCTCTTGCGCAGATAACAGCCCAGCCGGGAATAATAAGAATAACGGTGGTGCTTTGGGCGGGAATAAAAACGCCAATAGCGTTAATGGGCAATGTCGCTGGTGATGAGTCAATCGCTTTTAGAGTGTCAAAAATAGAGGGTGGGTTATGGTTAACAGGCGTCTTTTAAACCCGCTTTGTAATATGATGGCGCTAACGTTGAGTATGTTACTTATCTCGTTCTCCTCATTGAGTATTATTTCATACGGAGAACATTTGGTAGATGCGGCCATCGCGGTTTTCACGTATTTTGGTATCAGAAGCTGCTGCCTGATGTGTGTAAGTTTATTCCATTGGTTCCACGGTAGAAATGATCGCATTAATCTTGATAAATAAACAGTGCCGGCAGCGTCCGCCGCCGGCACTGTCCTCGCTAAGACACCAACTCCAGTCCCGCCACGCGGCGCCAGTAACCGTTGCAGTCGGCGTGGTCGGTCAAAGTCAGCGGCTGCTCGCCATACTCGTTGGCGCGGAAGGCGTCGATTTGCGCCAGCGTCTCGGCGCCCTGCGGCGATAGCCGCACGATGTCCACCAGCCCTTGCATGCTCGGCAGCTCGTTGCCAAGGTTGTAGCAGTAGCCGCTCATGGTCTGGATGCCGTTGAGCACGAACACCTGCTGTTGCTCCTGCGAACGCATCATGCGGCCCTGCGGATATTTGATGCAGCAGGTTTCGCACTCGTCCTTGCCGCGGTTTTCCGAGCGGGCGGTGAAGCAGCGCGCCGAATAGGCCAGCGGCAGGTGGCCGTAACTCAGCACCTCCACTTCGAAGTCGTGGCGGAAGCCCAGTTCGTCGCACTGCGTCAGCAGGTTGGCCAGCCAGTCGCGCGACAGCTCGACCGGCATGCACCAGCGCATCATGCCCTGGCGGCGCAGCAGGCGCAGGGTATAGGCGTTGTAGCAGTTCAGCGCATGGCCGGCGACGAACGGCAGACCGCGCTCCGCCGCCATGTTGACCGCGCCCAGGTCGTTGGCTTCAAACAGAAACTCGCCGTTCTCCACATAGCGTTTCAGCTCATTCAGTTCGGACGGCGCCTGCAGCAGCGCCAACGTGGAGATCACGACCTGCTTGCCGCTGCGGGCGATTTCACGCGCCAGCGCCAGCCAGTCGCCGACCTTCATCTCGCGCCGCTTGGTGCAGACGCTCTCGCCGAGGTAAATGATGTCGGCGCTGCTCTCCGC of the Serratia marcescens subsp. marcescens ATCC 13880 genome contains:
- a CDS encoding U32 family peptidase; this translates as MKYALGPVLYYWPKNDIAAFYQQAAESSADIIYLGESVCTKRREMKVGDWLALAREIARSGKQVVISTLALLQAPSELNELKRYVENGEFLFEANDLGAVNMAAERGLPFVAGHALNCYNAYTLRLLRRQGMMRWCMPVELSRDWLANLLTQCDELGFRHDFEVEVLSYGHLPLAYSARCFTARSENRGKDECETCCIKYPQGRMMRSQEQQQVFVLNGIQTMSGYCYNLGNELPSMQGLVDIVRLSPQGAETLAQIDAFRANEYGEQPLTLTDHADCNGYWRRVAGLELVS